A part of Capsicum annuum cultivar UCD-10X-F1 chromosome 6, UCD10Xv1.1, whole genome shotgun sequence genomic DNA contains:
- the LOC107872764 gene encoding nudix hydrolase 9 isoform X1, whose protein sequence is MNWVSLCVYFQWDKKGWRRKLVTDSSCSFHVLLVSLLHRYQLFSMKHMIGLLILILLWSCPFLRYGMQGFNKAHHFTMEQSSGGYNFDVGNNSKQQPHVSLHLGLTDYRTFVGTNLSPMWERFLVPSEDERIQCQHTSSPLGNGAVVETSDKRILVLQRSNKVGEFPGYFVFPGGHPEPQEVGIISHEGFEELNQCHTINSKVSQEMFDSIVREVVEEIGAPADSLSSPIFIGVSRRILNVRPTAFFFIKCNLQSDEIQQLYSSAQDGFESTKLYTVSMNDLENMASKMPGCHRGGLALYKLMVQGTSDG, encoded by the exons ATGAATTGGGTGTCTTTGTGTGTGTATTTCCAGTGGGATAAAAAAGGATGGAGGAGAAAATTGGTCACGGATTCAAGCTGCTCATTTCATGTCCTTCTGGTCTCTCTCCTTCACAG GTATCAGTTGTTTTCGATGAAGCATATGATAGGATTACTCATCCTGATCCTACTTTGGAGCTGTCCATTTCTGAG ATATGGGATGCAAGGGTTCAACAAAGCTCATCACTTTACAATGGAACAAAGTTCAGG TGGATACAACTTCGATGTAGGGAATAATTCCAAACAGCAGCCTCATGTTTCCCTTCATCTTGGTCTGACAGATTATAG GACATTCGTGGGAACAAATTTAAGTCCTATGTGGGAAAGATTTCTTGTTCCTTCTGAAG ATGAGCGTATCCAGTGTCAGCACACATCAAGTCCTCTGGGTAATGGTGCAGTTGTGGAAACTTCTGATAAAAGAATACTTGTGCTTCAAAGAAGTAATAAAGTCGGAGAATTCCCTGGATATTTTGTTTTTCCTGGAGGCCATCCAGAG CCCCAAGAAGTCGGAATAATCTCCCATGAAGGCTTCGAAGAGTTGAATCAATGTCACACTATTAATAGCAAAGTTTCTCAGGAAATGTTTGACAGCATTGTCCGTGAAGTTGTTGAAGAAATTGGAGCTCCTGCAGATTCCCTT TCCAGTCCCATCTTTATTGGTGTATCTCGGAGAATATTGAATGTTAGACCAACTgcttttttcttcatcaaatgcaATCTTCAGTCAGATGAAATTCAACAACTGTATTCTAGTGCACAGGATGGCTTCGAGTCAACCAAGCTTTATACTGTTTCAATG AATGATTTAGAGAACATGGCTTCTAAAATGCCTGGCTGCCACAGGGGAGGCTTAGCACTCTACAAATTAATGGTACAAGGCACCAGTGATGGTTAA
- the LOC107872764 gene encoding nudix hydrolase 9 isoform X2 gives MEEKIGHGFKLLISCPSGLSPSQVSVVFDEAYDRITHPDPTLELSISEIWDARVQQSSSLYNGTKFRYSGYNFDVGNNSKQQPHVSLHLGLTDYRTFVGTNLSPMWERFLVPSEDERIQCQHTSSPLGNGAVVETSDKRILVLQRSNKVGEFPGYFVFPGGHPEPQEVGIISHEGFEELNQCHTINSKVSQEMFDSIVREVVEEIGAPADSLSSPIFIGVSRRILNVRPTAFFFIKCNLQSDEIQQLYSSAQDGFESTKLYTVSMNDLENMASKMPGCHRGGLALYKLMVQGTSDG, from the exons ATGGAGGAGAAAATTGGTCACGGATTCAAGCTGCTCATTTCATGTCCTTCTGGTCTCTCTCCTTCACAG GTATCAGTTGTTTTCGATGAAGCATATGATAGGATTACTCATCCTGATCCTACTTTGGAGCTGTCCATTTCTGAG ATATGGGATGCAAGGGTTCAACAAAGCTCATCACTTTACAATGGAACAAAGTTCAGG TACAGTGGATACAACTTCGATGTAGGGAATAATTCCAAACAGCAGCCTCATGTTTCCCTTCATCTTGGTCTGACAGATTATAG GACATTCGTGGGAACAAATTTAAGTCCTATGTGGGAAAGATTTCTTGTTCCTTCTGAAG ATGAGCGTATCCAGTGTCAGCACACATCAAGTCCTCTGGGTAATGGTGCAGTTGTGGAAACTTCTGATAAAAGAATACTTGTGCTTCAAAGAAGTAATAAAGTCGGAGAATTCCCTGGATATTTTGTTTTTCCTGGAGGCCATCCAGAG CCCCAAGAAGTCGGAATAATCTCCCATGAAGGCTTCGAAGAGTTGAATCAATGTCACACTATTAATAGCAAAGTTTCTCAGGAAATGTTTGACAGCATTGTCCGTGAAGTTGTTGAAGAAATTGGAGCTCCTGCAGATTCCCTT TCCAGTCCCATCTTTATTGGTGTATCTCGGAGAATATTGAATGTTAGACCAACTgcttttttcttcatcaaatgcaATCTTCAGTCAGATGAAATTCAACAACTGTATTCTAGTGCACAGGATGGCTTCGAGTCAACCAAGCTTTATACTGTTTCAATG AATGATTTAGAGAACATGGCTTCTAAAATGCCTGGCTGCCACAGGGGAGGCTTAGCACTCTACAAATTAATGGTACAAGGCACCAGTGATGGTTAA